The following coding sequences are from one Neodiprion lecontei isolate iyNeoLeco1 chromosome 7, iyNeoLeco1.1, whole genome shotgun sequence window:
- the LOC107218471 gene encoding protein phosphatase methylesterase 1 isoform X2, giving the protein MSSLQKSILKSKLPPSGLDFGMPSRACKSRAFQRKRDYDPVEWHPYFDESKDVKIQENTFHIYTKGNEGPILVLLHGGGFSALTWAEFTKSIMTMVICKVMAIDLRGHGDSHTTNDDDLSSDSLACDVAAIIEATTDNSPVILVGHSMGGAVAVRAAPLIPNIAGMAVIDVVEGTAMDALTSMQSFLRSRPSSFSTIPQAIEWCTKTGKLATHDIPSVLASHDHSNNVEPVPQRDDAIPEEEPLAMSPPTVTSPTAATSSNKNYTWRIDLGKTEQHWSGWFQGLSAAFLNVSAPKMLLLAGVDRLDRELTVGQMQGKFQMQVLPACGHAVHEDVPDKVAEAVASFMVRHKFAEPASDFSRTLPAY; this is encoded by the exons ATGTCTTCACtacaaaaatcgattttgaaaTCCAAGTTGCCACCGTCAGGCCTTGATTTCGGTATGCCTTCTAG AGCCTGCAAATCAAGAGCCTTTCAACGAAAGCGGGACTACGATCCTGTCGAGTGGCATCCATATTTTGACGAGTCTAAAGATGTTAAAATTCAGGAGAACACGTTCCACATTTATACCAAGGGAAATGAAGGCCCAATTTTAGTTCTGCTTCATGGCGGGGGCTTCAGTGCTTTGACATGGGCGGAGTTTACG AAGTCAATAATGACGATGGTGATATGTAAAGTAATGGCAATAGATTTGCGAGGTCACGGAGATTCACATACAACAAACGACGATGATCTATCGTCAGATTCGTTAGCatg TGATGTAGCAGCAATTATAGAGGCAACTACTGACAACTCCCCTGTAATATTAGTTGGTCACAGCATGGGAGGCGCTGTAGCAGTTCGCGCGGCTCCACTGATTCCAAACATTGCTGGGATGGCTGTAATTGACGTTGTTGAAGGAACAGCTATGGATGCTCTCACATCTATGCAAAGTTTCCTCAGATCTCGACCAAGCAGTTTCAGTACTATACCTCAAGCAATTGAATGGTg taCGAAAACAGGCAAGTTAGCAACACACGATATTCCGTCAGTATTGGCTTCACATGACCACTCAAATAATGTGGAACCAGTGCCACAGCGGGACGACGCAATCCCAGAAGAAGAACCTCTGGCCATGTCACCACCAACAGTCACTTCTCCAACGGCTGCCACTTCCagcaataaaaattacacgtgGAGAATAGATCTGGGGAAAACGGAACAGCATTGGTCAGGCTGGTTCCAAGGTTTGTCTGCAGCCTTTCTGAACGTCTCGGCACCCAAAATGCTGCTACTGGCAGGAGTAGATAGACTCGACAGGGAACTTACAGTTGGTCAAATGCAAG GCAAGTTTCAAATGCAAGTGCTTCCTGCCTGTGGTCATGCGGTACATGAGGATGTTCCAGATAAAGTGGCGGAAGCTGTAGCATCGTTTATGGTCAGGCATAAATTTGCTGAACCCGCCTCAGACTTTTCACG AACGCTACCGGCTTATTAA
- the LOC107218471 gene encoding protein phosphatase methylesterase 1 isoform X1: MSSLQKSILKSKLPPSGLDFGMPSRACKSRAFQRKRDYDPVEWHPYFDESKDVKIQENTFHIYTKGNEGPILVLLHGGGFSALTWAEFTKSIMTMVICKVMAIDLRGHGDSHTTNDDDLSSDSLACDVAAIIEATTDNSPVILVGHSMGGAVAVRAAPLIPNIAGMAVIDVVEGTAMDALTSMQSFLRSRPSSFSTIPQAIEWCIRSGQIRNIDSAKVSVPGQIKNTKTGKLATHDIPSVLASHDHSNNVEPVPQRDDAIPEEEPLAMSPPTVTSPTAATSSNKNYTWRIDLGKTEQHWSGWFQGLSAAFLNVSAPKMLLLAGVDRLDRELTVGQMQGKFQMQVLPACGHAVHEDVPDKVAEAVASFMVRHKFAEPASDFSRTLPAY, encoded by the exons ATGTCTTCACtacaaaaatcgattttgaaaTCCAAGTTGCCACCGTCAGGCCTTGATTTCGGTATGCCTTCTAG AGCCTGCAAATCAAGAGCCTTTCAACGAAAGCGGGACTACGATCCTGTCGAGTGGCATCCATATTTTGACGAGTCTAAAGATGTTAAAATTCAGGAGAACACGTTCCACATTTATACCAAGGGAAATGAAGGCCCAATTTTAGTTCTGCTTCATGGCGGGGGCTTCAGTGCTTTGACATGGGCGGAGTTTACG AAGTCAATAATGACGATGGTGATATGTAAAGTAATGGCAATAGATTTGCGAGGTCACGGAGATTCACATACAACAAACGACGATGATCTATCGTCAGATTCGTTAGCatg TGATGTAGCAGCAATTATAGAGGCAACTACTGACAACTCCCCTGTAATATTAGTTGGTCACAGCATGGGAGGCGCTGTAGCAGTTCGCGCGGCTCCACTGATTCCAAACATTGCTGGGATGGCTGTAATTGACGTTGTTGAAGGAACAGCTATGGATGCTCTCACATCTATGCAAAGTTTCCTCAGATCTCGACCAAGCAGTTTCAGTACTATACCTCAAGCAATTGAATGGTg TATACGCAGTGGGCAAATCCGTAATATCGATTCGGCCAAAGTATCTGTTCCTGggcaaataaaaaa taCGAAAACAGGCAAGTTAGCAACACACGATATTCCGTCAGTATTGGCTTCACATGACCACTCAAATAATGTGGAACCAGTGCCACAGCGGGACGACGCAATCCCAGAAGAAGAACCTCTGGCCATGTCACCACCAACAGTCACTTCTCCAACGGCTGCCACTTCCagcaataaaaattacacgtgGAGAATAGATCTGGGGAAAACGGAACAGCATTGGTCAGGCTGGTTCCAAGGTTTGTCTGCAGCCTTTCTGAACGTCTCGGCACCCAAAATGCTGCTACTGGCAGGAGTAGATAGACTCGACAGGGAACTTACAGTTGGTCAAATGCAAG GCAAGTTTCAAATGCAAGTGCTTCCTGCCTGTGGTCATGCGGTACATGAGGATGTTCCAGATAAAGTGGCGGAAGCTGTAGCATCGTTTATGGTCAGGCATAAATTTGCTGAACCCGCCTCAGACTTTTCACG AACGCTACCGGCTTATTAA